One genomic region from Haloarcula sp. DT43 encodes:
- a CDS encoding mandelate racemase/muconate lactonizing enzyme family protein produces the protein MRVDPFSLPLSSPLATARGTIRERSGFVVRYDHRGETGVGEATPLPGWTESVADCRGGLEDAAAAAADGGHTDVLLSLDAGSVPAARHGFATALLDADARADGVPLYRWFDAERRCDRVPVNATVGDGSPAETAAAVERAVAAGYDCCKLKVGTRAVGEDVERVRTVRERVGDDVTLRVDANGAWSRKEAENAVDRLASLDVAYVEQPLPADDLAGHATLRGEGVGIALDESLVGRRVDSVLDADAADVLILKPMVLGGPGNAHTLALRAREQGVEPVVTTTVDAVVARLAALHVAAAIPDVRACGLATGDRLAADLAPDPTTVTDGAMSVPQETGLGVDPTEVGTDA, from the coding sequence ATGAGGGTCGACCCGTTCTCGCTCCCGCTATCGAGCCCGCTGGCTACCGCTCGGGGGACGATACGCGAGCGCTCGGGGTTCGTCGTCCGCTACGACCACCGCGGCGAAACCGGCGTCGGCGAGGCAACGCCGCTGCCGGGCTGGACGGAGTCCGTAGCGGACTGCCGGGGGGGACTCGAAGACGCGGCCGCCGCCGCGGCCGACGGCGGCCACACCGACGTCCTCCTCTCGCTCGACGCCGGGTCGGTCCCCGCCGCCCGACACGGCTTCGCGACCGCGCTGCTGGACGCCGACGCCAGGGCCGACGGCGTGCCGCTGTACCGGTGGTTCGACGCCGAGCGCCGCTGTGACCGCGTCCCGGTCAACGCGACGGTCGGCGACGGCTCGCCGGCGGAGACGGCCGCCGCGGTCGAGCGGGCGGTCGCGGCCGGCTACGACTGCTGTAAGCTCAAGGTCGGCACGCGGGCCGTCGGCGAAGACGTAGAGCGCGTCCGGACCGTCCGCGAGCGCGTGGGCGACGACGTGACCCTCCGGGTCGACGCCAACGGCGCGTGGTCCCGCAAGGAGGCCGAAAACGCCGTCGACCGCCTCGCCTCGTTGGACGTGGCCTACGTCGAACAGCCGCTCCCGGCCGACGACCTCGCAGGGCACGCCACGCTCCGGGGCGAGGGCGTCGGTATCGCGCTCGACGAGTCGCTCGTCGGCCGCCGTGTCGACAGCGTGCTCGACGCCGACGCGGCCGACGTGTTGATACTGAAACCGATGGTGCTGGGCGGTCCCGGCAACGCCCACACCCTGGCGCTGCGTGCCCGCGAGCAGGGCGTCGAGCCGGTCGTCACGACGACCGTCGACGCCGTCGTCGCCCGCCTCGCGGCGCTGCACGTCGCCGCTGCGATTCCCGACGTCCGGGCCTGTGGCCTGGCGACCGGCGACCGGCTGGCGGCCGACCTCGCGCCGGACCCGACGACGGTGACCGACGGCGCGATGTCGGTCCCCCAGGAGACTGGCCTCGGCGTCGACCCGACAGAGGTGGGGACCGATGCGTGA
- a CDS encoding sulfatase, whose translation MSRHNVLLVVADSLRARNTSVLGYRRETTPFLETFAEEATVYTQARSPSNWTVPSHVSMFTGHEVHEHGVDHTARLDAGHTVFEALADAGYDTGLFSDNPFLTDHESGLDAVFQTTVGSPEQYDSAYETNGSLGDWPNGFWYADRTLEWVSERDGEWAACVNLMDTHRPYEPLAEYDVWSDERSRDMQESMGFKWHWEFLSGNLSLGFASILEQIYDGAVRQADAIFETLLRGLDEQGVLDDTLVVFAGDHGEGFGEPTAIPDEPPAVSHRIGTHDAMYHVPLVVRAPGQRHGHRVTDLATLSRFPDAVRSLALGEGRADGPAFVPPDGTVVASQAPIGPAMREEAERVCGDAAPFAKHARLVYHDRPGDAVRKRAAWGESAHESVLQGRAGAAEDREIDAALVREQFGDDRYADVDIATPLDGYTEFEDASDTQFAGDLDDRLEALGYR comes from the coding sequence ATGTCGCGTCACAACGTGTTGCTCGTCGTCGCCGACAGCCTCCGCGCCCGGAACACCTCCGTGCTGGGCTATCGCCGGGAGACGACCCCATTCCTCGAAACCTTCGCCGAGGAGGCGACGGTGTACACGCAGGCCCGAAGCCCGAGCAACTGGACCGTCCCCAGCCACGTCAGCATGTTCACCGGCCACGAGGTCCACGAACACGGCGTCGACCACACCGCCAGACTCGACGCCGGCCACACGGTATTCGAGGCGCTGGCCGACGCGGGCTACGACACGGGGCTGTTCTCCGACAACCCCTTCCTGACCGACCACGAGTCGGGACTGGACGCGGTGTTCCAGACCACCGTCGGCTCGCCCGAGCAGTACGACTCGGCCTACGAGACCAACGGCTCGCTGGGCGACTGGCCGAACGGCTTCTGGTACGCCGACCGCACGCTGGAGTGGGTCTCCGAGCGGGACGGCGAGTGGGCCGCCTGCGTCAACTTGATGGACACCCACCGCCCGTACGAGCCCCTGGCCGAGTACGACGTGTGGAGCGACGAGCGCTCGCGCGACATGCAGGAGTCGATGGGGTTCAAGTGGCACTGGGAGTTCCTCTCGGGGAATCTCTCGCTTGGCTTCGCCAGCATTCTCGAACAGATATACGACGGCGCGGTCCGGCAGGCCGACGCTATCTTCGAGACCTTGCTGCGCGGGCTGGACGAGCAGGGCGTCCTCGACGACACGCTGGTCGTCTTCGCCGGCGACCACGGCGAGGGCTTCGGCGAACCGACGGCGATTCCCGACGAGCCGCCGGCGGTCAGCCACCGCATCGGGACCCACGACGCGATGTATCACGTCCCGCTCGTCGTCCGCGCCCCCGGCCAGCGGCACGGCCATCGCGTCACCGACCTTGCGACGCTGTCGCGGTTCCCCGACGCCGTCCGGTCGCTCGCGCTGGGCGAGGGCCGCGCGGACGGCCCGGCGTTCGTCCCGCCGGACGGGACCGTCGTCGCGTCACAGGCCCCCATCGGCCCGGCGATGCGCGAGGAGGCCGAGCGGGTCTGTGGCGACGCCGCGCCCTTCGCAAAGCACGCCCGACTCGTCTACCACGACCGGCCCGGCGACGCGGTCCGAAAGCGGGCGGCGTGGGGCGAGAGCGCCCACGAGTCCGTCCTGCAGGGCCGCGCCGGCGCGGCCGAGGACCGCGAAATCGACGCGGCGCTCGTCCGCGAGCAGTTCGGCGACGACCGGTACGCCGACGTGGACATCGCAACGCCCCTCGACGGCTACACCGAGTTCGAGGACGCCTCCGACACGCAGTTCGCCGGGGACCTCGACGACCGACTGGAGGCGCTGGGGTACAGATGA
- a CDS encoding SMP-30/gluconolactonase/LRE family protein produces the protein MTRRGSTRRRFLVSCSALGAAGLAGCTGGDDPAETDSTPTDDGGAEPTTTDGPTATETTTPERAVVETLVSVGGDRVPENMAFGPDGGLYFGITAGEVRRVPPEETGATGLSLEDTEQIATLPGAVGVETAPDGTVYVAVPTQDDQAGVWEVPPDGEATRLVGVGGFPNDIHYDAQRERLLVTESQNGVVYAVTPDGGRSTWLDDDRLDTESFGANGITRSGGDIYVAVTRAPGETGRLLRVPVESDGAAGAAATFFEGGAVFGADGITGRGGDIYVAANSQNRVVRVTPDGTTDTVATADDGLVFPSDVLFGSGERADSLFICNFANQSPEDGAILRTGVPR, from the coding sequence ATGACCCGACGAGGTTCGACACGGCGACGATTTCTGGTGAGTTGTAGCGCTCTCGGTGCCGCCGGCCTGGCCGGCTGTACCGGCGGCGACGACCCGGCCGAGACCGACTCGACGCCCACCGACGACGGCGGGGCCGAACCCACGACGACCGACGGACCGACGGCAACGGAGACGACCACGCCGGAGCGGGCGGTCGTCGAGACGCTCGTCTCGGTCGGCGGCGACCGCGTGCCCGAGAACATGGCCTTCGGGCCCGACGGCGGCCTGTACTTCGGTATCACGGCCGGCGAGGTGCGGCGCGTCCCCCCGGAGGAGACCGGCGCGACCGGGCTCTCGCTGGAGGACACGGAGCAGATAGCCACGCTGCCCGGCGCGGTCGGCGTCGAAACCGCACCCGACGGCACGGTGTACGTCGCCGTCCCGACACAGGACGACCAGGCGGGCGTCTGGGAAGTCCCGCCCGACGGCGAGGCGACACGGCTCGTCGGCGTCGGCGGGTTCCCAAACGACATCCACTACGACGCCCAGCGGGAGCGCCTGCTGGTGACCGAGTCCCAGAACGGCGTCGTCTACGCGGTCACGCCCGACGGGGGGCGGTCGACCTGGCTCGACGACGACCGGCTGGACACGGAGAGTTTCGGCGCGAACGGAATCACCCGCAGCGGCGGCGACATCTACGTCGCGGTGACCCGCGCGCCCGGCGAGACCGGCCGCCTGCTCCGCGTCCCGGTCGAATCCGACGGGGCCGCGGGAGCGGCCGCGACGTTCTTCGAGGGCGGTGCGGTGTTCGGGGCCGACGGGATTACCGGCCGGGGCGGGGACATCTACGTCGCGGCCAACAGCCAGAACCGCGTCGTCCGGGTGACCCCCGACGGGACCACGGATACTGTCGCGACGGCCGACGACGGACTGGTGTTCCCCTCTGACGTGCTGTTCGGCAGCGGCGAGCGGGCCGACTCGCTGTTCATCTGCAACTTCGCCAACCAGTCCCCCGAGGACGGCGCGATTCTCCGGACCGGCGTTCCTCGCTGA
- a CDS encoding DsbA family protein, with product MTRLTRRGLLAATVGTVGALAGCSGGSSQSDSGTSTVTATPVPGQPLSTPVAGDPEADVTVAVYEDYACPHCATYAESVYPRVREDYLADGAVRYEFHDFPIPVDETVSWQAASAARAVQDNAGTAAFFTYSDRLFANQNQLGPDTYADLTEGLDVDGETVRAAATGELYRPTVSGDREAGIDRGVQGTPTVFVDDEPVEWSEIAYEPVRSAIEAARGDG from the coding sequence ATGACTCGACTCACTCGCCGCGGGCTGCTCGCGGCCACCGTCGGCACCGTCGGCGCACTCGCCGGCTGTTCCGGCGGTAGCTCGCAGTCGGACTCTGGCACTTCGACGGTGACGGCGACGCCGGTCCCGGGCCAGCCGCTGTCGACACCGGTCGCGGGCGACCCCGAGGCCGACGTGACCGTCGCGGTGTACGAGGACTACGCCTGCCCACACTGTGCGACCTACGCCGAATCCGTCTACCCGCGGGTCCGCGAGGACTACCTGGCCGACGGGGCCGTCCGCTACGAGTTCCACGACTTCCCGATTCCCGTCGACGAGACTGTCTCCTGGCAGGCCGCGAGCGCGGCACGCGCCGTCCAGGACAACGCCGGGACGGCGGCCTTCTTTACCTACTCCGACCGCCTGTTCGCCAACCAGAACCAGCTGGGGCCGGACACCTACGCCGACCTCACTGAGGGACTGGACGTCGACGGCGAGACGGTCCGTGCGGCCGCGACGGGGGAGCTGTACCGACCGACGGTCTCCGGCGACCGCGAGGCCGGCATCGACCGCGGCGTCCAGGGGACGCCGACTGTGTTCGTCGACGACGAGCCCGTCGAGTGGAGCGAAATCGCCTACGAGCCGGTCCGGTCGGCCATCGAGGCGGCACGGGGCGACGGATGA
- a CDS encoding YbhB/YbcL family Raf kinase inhibitor-like protein, which yields MTELQLHSPAFDDGERIPEDHSYSGANTNPPLVVENVPPDAASLLLVVDDPDAEEPAGQVWDHWVVWNVPPDVGRIPEGWEPEAATEGQNDYGEVGWGGPNPPDREHTYRFLLYALDTTLGLSPAAAKDDVYDAASGHVVGKAELRGTYPA from the coding sequence ATGACGGAGCTGCAGCTCCACAGCCCGGCGTTCGACGACGGGGAGCGCATCCCCGAGGACCACAGCTACTCGGGGGCGAACACGAACCCTCCGCTCGTAGTCGAGAACGTCCCGCCGGATGCGGCGTCGCTTCTCCTGGTCGTCGACGACCCGGACGCCGAGGAGCCGGCCGGACAGGTGTGGGACCACTGGGTCGTCTGGAACGTCCCGCCCGACGTCGGGCGGATTCCGGAGGGCTGGGAGCCCGAGGCGGCCACCGAAGGGCAAAACGACTACGGCGAGGTCGGCTGGGGCGGGCCGAACCCGCCGGACCGGGAGCACACCTACCGGTTCCTCCTGTACGCGCTGGACACCACGCTGGGCCTCTCACCGGCGGCGGCCAAGGACGACGTGTACGACGCGGCCAGCGGCCACGTCGTCGGAAAGGCGGAGTTGCGCGGGACCTACCCGGCCTGA
- a CDS encoding NAD-dependent epimerase/dehydratase family protein, translating to MDVSEKRVVITGGAGFIGSHLVDRLVPNNDVTVVDNEANGNAAWVHEDATYLDGDLTDPAVVAEAITDDVDLVVHLAASKLVDTDTPRRQFEDNSDITYNVLERMQEVGVGKLAFTSSSTVYGEAPRPTPEDYAPLEPISVYGATKLAEESLVSTYAHSHGIQSWVFRFANIVGPRLRGAVIPDFIEKLREDPSTLTILGDGRQEKSYMHVSECLDAMLFAIGHADGAHNVFNLGTRTTTSVDRIASIVADEMGIDPEYEYTGGDRGWTGDVPRMRLSVDKLSALGWEPAQSSDDAVRQSTRELLDEL from the coding sequence ATGGACGTATCAGAGAAGCGAGTAGTCATTACCGGTGGGGCGGGCTTTATCGGGTCGCATCTGGTCGACCGTCTCGTCCCAAACAACGACGTGACCGTCGTCGACAACGAGGCGAACGGGAACGCGGCGTGGGTCCACGAGGACGCGACGTACCTCGACGGGGACCTCACCGACCCGGCCGTCGTCGCCGAGGCCATCACGGACGACGTCGACCTCGTCGTCCACCTGGCGGCGTCGAAACTGGTCGATACGGACACGCCCCGACGCCAGTTCGAGGACAACAGCGACATCACGTACAACGTCCTCGAACGGATGCAGGAGGTCGGCGTCGGGAAGCTCGCGTTTACGTCGTCGTCCACCGTATACGGCGAAGCGCCGCGGCCGACGCCCGAGGACTACGCGCCGCTGGAACCCATCAGCGTCTACGGCGCGACGAAACTCGCCGAAGAGTCGCTCGTCTCGACGTACGCCCACAGTCACGGCATCCAGTCGTGGGTGTTCCGCTTCGCCAACATCGTCGGCCCGCGCCTGCGCGGGGCGGTCATCCCCGACTTCATCGAGAAGCTCCGCGAGGACCCGTCGACGCTGACCATCCTCGGCGACGGCCGCCAGGAGAAGTCCTACATGCACGTCTCCGAGTGCCTCGACGCGATGCTGTTCGCTATCGGACACGCCGACGGGGCCCACAACGTGTTCAACCTCGGGACGCGGACGACCACGTCCGTCGACCGCATCGCCAGCATCGTCGCCGACGAGATGGGCATCGACCCCGAGTACGAGTACACCGGCGGCGACCGCGGCTGGACCGGCGACGTGCCGCGGATGCGCCTCTCCGTCGACAAGCTCTCGGCGCTGGGCTGGGAGCCCGCACAGTCGAGCGACGACGCCGTCCGCCAGTCGACCCGCGAACTGCTCGACGAGCTCTGA
- a CDS encoding DUF7490 domain-containing protein yields MRRETLLTGGVVVVVLAMLIGATAVPGALSEPRDDVRESYLDLRETTIEPAAVGGQTVTLAIDARLSHRGGPAENVTVETRAVDADTGLVATTTRRSVGDVDGDREVSVRSNITVERAGGYRIDTIVYEDGERVATGRQSVQNVDALTPAYARSAVTFQRFENAGVPLDAITYRIDGVSDNRTTLNVSVYVTNAGNTPSEDLSLRLRARQADSNVIADESSVRVGQIRPGRTEVVRTRLTVPDGYNYWLDGMLLSDGVIVGTESAPANLHPTERLRANETRQEVDFESSDFERDQPAEREMEEPPQTSAAGPGFTALAGLLALLASAGLIARRQTNE; encoded by the coding sequence GTGCGACGTGAAACGCTCCTGACCGGTGGCGTGGTCGTGGTCGTCCTGGCCATGCTCATCGGTGCAACAGCGGTCCCCGGTGCGCTCTCCGAACCCCGAGACGACGTTCGGGAGAGCTACCTCGACCTCCGCGAGACGACCATCGAGCCGGCCGCCGTCGGCGGCCAGACGGTGACACTCGCCATCGACGCCCGGCTCTCTCACCGCGGCGGTCCGGCCGAGAACGTCACTGTCGAGACGCGGGCCGTCGACGCGGACACCGGCCTCGTCGCGACGACGACGCGGCGGTCAGTCGGCGACGTCGACGGGGACCGAGAGGTATCGGTGCGGTCGAACATCACGGTCGAGCGGGCTGGCGGGTACCGAATCGACACCATCGTCTACGAGGACGGCGAGCGCGTCGCCACCGGCCGGCAGTCGGTCCAGAACGTCGACGCGCTCACGCCGGCGTACGCCCGGAGCGCCGTGACCTTCCAGCGGTTCGAGAACGCCGGCGTCCCGCTGGACGCCATCACCTACCGTATCGACGGCGTCTCGGACAACCGGACGACGCTGAACGTCTCGGTGTACGTCACGAACGCCGGCAACACCCCGTCCGAGGACCTCTCGCTCCGGCTTCGGGCACGCCAGGCCGACTCGAACGTCATCGCCGACGAATCGAGCGTGCGGGTCGGGCAGATTCGACCCGGCCGCACGGAAGTCGTCAGGACCCGACTGACGGTGCCCGACGGCTACAACTACTGGCTCGACGGCATGCTGCTCTCGGACGGCGTCATCGTCGGGACGGAGAGCGCCCCGGCGAACCTCCACCCGACCGAGCGGCTCCGGGCCAACGAGACGCGACAGGAAGTCGACTTCGAGTCCAGCGACTTCGAACGGGACCAGCCGGCGGAACGGGAGATGGAAGAACCACCGCAGACCTCGGCGGCCGGCCCCGGCTTCACGGCGCTTGCGGGGCTGCTTGCACTCCTCGCCAGCGCGGGCCTCATCGCACGGAGACAGACCAATGAGTGA
- a CDS encoding 1,4-dihydroxy-2-naphthoate polyprenyltransferase, with product MSTATADVSKRQAWVMAARPQTLPAGAAPVIVGMGLAVHAGVFAPLPAVAALVGALLIQVGTNFANDYYDAVKGADTDDREGFTRVTAGGLIDPDEVKRAMIATYGLAVVVGVYLVAVGGLPIVVVGLSGIAAGVLYTGGPLPYGYRGLGDLFVFVYFGVVAVTGTYYVQAVASTAGVGTFPTTLPPGSVTAAAVAASLPVAGLSTAILVVNNVRDRETDRAAGKKTLAVYLGYRWSRVEFLLMVGMAYVVPVVFALDSQYGLPALAPLLTLPLAAAVSKTVLTQTGGDALNPTLERVGQTLFAHSVLFALGLAVPGLL from the coding sequence ATGAGTACAGCGACGGCGGACGTCTCGAAGCGGCAGGCGTGGGTGATGGCCGCCCGGCCTCAGACACTGCCCGCCGGGGCCGCGCCAGTCATCGTCGGGATGGGCCTGGCAGTCCACGCCGGGGTCTTTGCCCCGCTGCCGGCGGTGGCGGCGCTGGTCGGCGCGCTGTTAATCCAGGTCGGAACGAACTTTGCGAACGACTACTACGACGCGGTGAAGGGGGCCGACACCGACGACCGCGAGGGGTTCACCCGCGTGACCGCCGGCGGGCTCATCGACCCCGACGAGGTCAAGCGGGCGATGATAGCGACCTACGGCCTCGCCGTCGTCGTCGGCGTCTACCTCGTCGCCGTCGGCGGTCTCCCCATCGTCGTCGTCGGCCTCTCGGGCATCGCCGCCGGAGTCCTCTACACCGGCGGCCCGCTCCCGTACGGGTACCGCGGCCTCGGCGACCTGTTCGTGTTCGTCTACTTCGGCGTCGTCGCCGTCACCGGGACCTACTACGTGCAGGCCGTCGCAAGCACCGCCGGGGTCGGCACGTTCCCGACGACGCTCCCGCCGGGGTCAGTCACGGCCGCCGCCGTCGCGGCGAGTCTCCCGGTGGCGGGCCTGTCGACCGCGATTCTCGTCGTCAACAACGTCCGTGACCGCGAGACGGACCGTGCCGCGGGCAAGAAGACGCTGGCCGTCTATCTGGGCTACCGGTGGAGCCGCGTCGAGTTCCTCCTGATGGTCGGGATGGCCTACGTCGTCCCGGTCGTGTTCGCCCTCGACAGCCAGTACGGGCTACCCGCGCTGGCTCCGCTGCTCACGCTGCCGCTGGCAGCGGCCGTCTCCAAGACGGTCCTCACACAGACCGGCGGCGACGCGCTGAACCCGACGCTCGAACGGGTCGGGCAGACGCTGTTCGCCCACTCGGTCCTGTTCGCGCTCGGACTCGCGGTCCCGGGGCTACTATGA
- a CDS encoding tRNA (cytidine(56)-2'-O)-methyltransferase, whose product MKGSPRVTVLRLGHRPGRDERMTTHVGLTARALGADEVVLANAARNQADTVVDITDRFGGPFDVTSTEEPKRLIRDFEGRVVHLTMYGEPVQDVAGDVRRAHAEEPLLVVVGAEKVPFEVYEHADWNVGVTNQPHSEVASLAVFLDRLFEGRELDREWENPDRVVVPQETGKRVVDPDE is encoded by the coding sequence ATGAAGGGCTCGCCGCGGGTGACGGTGCTCCGACTGGGCCACCGGCCCGGCCGGGACGAGCGGATGACGACCCACGTGGGCCTGACCGCTCGCGCGCTCGGAGCCGACGAGGTCGTGCTGGCGAACGCCGCCCGCAACCAGGCCGACACCGTCGTCGATATCACCGACCGGTTCGGCGGCCCCTTCGACGTGACCTCGACGGAGGAGCCAAAGCGGCTCATCCGCGATTTCGAGGGCCGCGTCGTCCACCTGACGATGTACGGCGAGCCGGTCCAGGACGTGGCAGGCGACGTTCGCCGGGCCCACGCCGAGGAGCCGCTGCTGGTCGTCGTCGGCGCGGAGAAGGTCCCCTTCGAGGTGTACGAACACGCCGACTGGAACGTCGGCGTCACGAACCAGCCCCACTCCGAGGTGGCATCGCTGGCCGTCTTCCTCGACCGCCTGTTCGAGGGCCGGGAGCTGGACCGCGAGTGGGAGAACCCCGACAGGGTGGTCGTCCCGCAGGAGACGGGCAAACGGGTCGTCGACCCCGACGAGTGA
- a CDS encoding DUF2797 domain-containing protein, whose amino-acid sequence MRLRTEPPGVQVVGYRARVEEHAALLLAKGGRVTSERLDPGTDLSYTLGERHCAGAVDGEDHYACDNEPAPYCPEHTDIWPCARCTGDCDKPLDTCDEEHAVYLAAFAPDTVKVGVTRSWRLETRLREQGADRAAHLRTVADGRIARQVEADIAAELGDRVRVPTKVAGLDQAVDADWWAALCERYDPLATYEFEYGLSLSDRPMAETLATGTVRGTKGRVAVLENNGSVYAVDLRGLVGYELTDGGTDRDLQSSLGAFG is encoded by the coding sequence TTGCGGCTCCGCACCGAACCGCCGGGCGTGCAGGTCGTGGGCTATCGCGCGCGGGTAGAGGAACACGCCGCCCTCCTCCTGGCCAAGGGCGGGCGCGTGACGTCGGAGCGACTGGACCCGGGGACGGACCTCTCGTACACGCTCGGTGAGCGCCACTGCGCCGGCGCGGTCGACGGCGAGGACCACTACGCTTGCGACAACGAACCCGCGCCGTACTGCCCGGAACACACCGATATCTGGCCGTGTGCCCGCTGTACCGGGGACTGCGACAAGCCCCTCGACACCTGTGACGAGGAACACGCGGTGTACCTGGCGGCGTTCGCGCCCGATACCGTCAAGGTCGGCGTCACCCGCTCCTGGCGGCTGGAGACGCGGCTCCGCGAGCAGGGGGCCGACAGGGCCGCGCACCTCCGGACCGTCGCCGACGGCCGCATCGCCCGCCAGGTCGAGGCCGACATCGCCGCCGAACTCGGCGACCGCGTCAGAGTGCCGACGAAGGTGGCGGGACTGGACCAGGCCGTCGACGCCGACTGGTGGGCGGCGCTGTGTGAGCGGTACGACCCGCTGGCGACCTACGAGTTCGAGTACGGCCTGTCCCTCTCGGACCGGCCGATGGCCGAGACGCTGGCGACGGGAACCGTCCGTGGGACGAAAGGGCGGGTCGCCGTGCTGGAGAACAACGGCAGCGTCTACGCCGTCGACCTCCGGGGGCTCGTCGGGTACGAACTCACTGACGGCGGGACCGACCGGGACCTCCAGTCGAGCCTCGGCGCGTTCGGGTAA
- a CDS encoding long-chain-fatty-acid--CoA ligase produces the protein MQKPLLTTDFLDRAREYYGDREAIVATTGERFTYDEFGERADGFSAAMAARGIEKGDRVAVLDPNTHYQLEAAYGTMQLGAVHTPLNYRLVPDDFEYILSDAEVDAVYADYEYAEKIEPIRDEVPTEVFVTNDTDAVDGDWESFDDIIEEAGTDYERPEMDENDLITINYTSGTTGDPKGVCRTHRTETLHAYIVALHQEIRDDDVYLWTLPMFHVNGWGHIFSVTGMGAKHVCTRGVDAEGIFDAIRTEDVSYLCGAPTVLNILADRYDDHGGDIETTGANDVRIATAGSAPPEAVIRTVEDEFGWYLKHVYGATETGPLVTTSDARRFFDDGSDARFSVKKRQGIGYLGTDVRVVDEDGNDVPHDDETLGEVVVRGNQVMDRYWNKPEQTEEAFSDRVEGYYHMGDLATVDENGMIAIRDRKKDIIISGGENISSIELEDTLYDHDAVADVAVIPAPSDEWGETPKAFVVPNSGDPDEPGVTAEDLRNFTRERLATYKVVRRVEFVEELPTTETGKVQKYELREREWEDEDEMVGQG, from the coding sequence ATGCAGAAGCCACTGCTTACCACGGATTTTCTCGACCGTGCGCGGGAGTACTACGGGGACAGAGAGGCCATCGTCGCCACGACCGGTGAGCGGTTCACCTACGACGAGTTCGGCGAGCGCGCCGACGGGTTCTCTGCGGCGATGGCCGCCCGTGGCATCGAGAAGGGGGACCGGGTGGCCGTGCTGGACCCGAACACGCACTACCAGCTCGAAGCGGCCTACGGGACCATGCAGCTGGGAGCCGTCCACACGCCGCTGAACTACCGGCTCGTGCCGGACGACTTCGAGTACATCCTCTCGGACGCCGAGGTCGACGCCGTCTACGCGGACTACGAGTACGCCGAGAAAATCGAACCTATCCGCGACGAGGTGCCGACGGAGGTCTTCGTGACCAACGACACCGACGCCGTCGACGGCGACTGGGAGTCCTTCGACGATATCATCGAGGAGGCGGGCACGGACTACGAGCGCCCCGAGATGGACGAGAACGACCTCATCACCATCAACTACACATCGGGGACGACCGGCGACCCGAAGGGCGTCTGCCGGACCCACCGGACGGAGACGCTCCACGCCTACATCGTCGCGCTCCACCAGGAGATTCGCGACGACGACGTGTACCTCTGGACGCTCCCGATGTTCCACGTCAACGGCTGGGGCCACATCTTCTCGGTCACCGGCATGGGCGCGAAACACGTCTGTACCCGCGGCGTCGACGCCGAGGGCATCTTCGACGCCATCAGGACCGAGGACGTGTCCTACCTCTGTGGCGCGCCGACGGTGCTGAACATCCTGGCGGACCGCTACGACGACCACGGCGGCGACATCGAGACGACGGGTGCCAACGACGTGCGCATCGCGACGGCCGGCAGCGCGCCGCCGGAGGCCGTCATCCGGACCGTCGAGGACGAGTTCGGCTGGTATCTGAAACACGTCTACGGCGCGACCGAGACCGGCCCGCTGGTCACGACCTCCGACGCCCGCCGGTTCTTCGACGACGGCAGCGACGCCCGGTTCAGCGTCAAGAAGCGCCAGGGCATCGGCTACCTCGGGACGGACGTCCGGGTCGTCGACGAGGACGGCAACGACGTGCCCCACGACGACGAGACGCTGGGGGAGGTCGTGGTGCGGGGCAACCAGGTGATGGACCGCTACTGGAACAAGCCCGAACAGACCGAGGAGGCCTTCTCGGACCGCGTCGAGGGCTACTACCACATGGGCGACCTGGCGACCGTCGACGAGAACGGCATGATAGCCATCCGCGACCGCAAGAAGGACATCATCATCTCCGGCGGCGAGAACATCTCCAGCATCGAACTGGAGGACACCCTCTACGACCACGACGCCGTCGCCGACGTGGCGGTCATCCCCGCGCCCAGCGACGAGTGGGGCGAGACGCCGAAGGCCTTCGTCGTCCCGAATTCGGGCGACCCGGACGAACCGGGCGTGACGGCCGAGGACCTCCGGAACTTCACCCGTGAGCGGCTGGCGACCTACAAGGTCGTCCGCCGCGTGGAGTTCGTCGAGGAACTGCCGACGACGGAGACCGGGAAGGTCCAGAAGTACGAACTCCGCGAGCGGGAGTGGGAAGACGAGGACGAGATGGTCGGCCAGGGGTAG